The nucleotide sequence TCAGGTGGAGGAACTGTTCTTCAGCAGTTGCGTCGGCCAGAGGCATGATGAACCAGTGGTGCTGTGCCTCAAAGTCGAGGACTGGCATGACATGTGGGTGTGCGCTCAGGATGCGGGCGATCTCGATCTCGCGCCCCATCCGGGCACCCGCCTTCGTCCACTGAGATAGTCTCCGCTTGAAAGCAATCTCGATCCCTGACGCTTTGTGCACCCCCCCGGAGCACTTCTGCTTGCCCGCCCCGCTTTGGTACGCGTTCCAGGGAATAGTCCTTCTTCTCGCCCCGTGCGGCCTCGATGACTTCTCGGTAGCGCTCCAGGTTTGGCGTAATTTCTCCTAGCGGACCCACAGCTCGTGCGAGCAGTCGACGGCTGAACCGGTCGACGAATCGTTGCACCGACATGGCTTCCGATGGCTCCTGCAGTCCCGCCTCGGAGTAACAGGTGTAGGCAACCTCGTCATAGAGCTCGTCGTCGAGGAATTGGTTCAGCGCCGCTTCAAGTCTTGGCTGGACAGAGGCACTTCTTCCTTGCTCCCACATGATGAACAGCCCGAGCTGTGGCTGCAGCCCGCCGCTGTGGTCAGAGGTTCGTACCGCGAGGGCCCGTGAGGTCGCCTCGTGGATCCGGTTAGCCAAGTTGTTTGCGGCTGATGGCCCGGACTGTGCGGTGAACTCGATTGCTCCCAGCGGAATTTCATCCTTGATGACGACAATGTCCCACCGTGTATCCCTCAAGCCGAAGGATGCCGGTAGAGAAGCCTCACGCCCCGTCTGAATCCAGGAGCGGTCGATGCCGCGTTCAACGAGTGCATCGATGGTGGAGCTGACGATGGGCTCCATGCGTTGACCTCTACTGGCCCAGCTATCGGAATCAACCCAGTAGTTCCGCACCGCAGCTGTCAACGCCCCTGCCATCTACTCCCCCTTATCGAGTGTCTCCTACCCTGGAGGAGCCTACCTATAGAGTCGTCGCACCAGGGGTGAGCGATCGTCCGGTTCCGATCTATGCAGAGACAGACGAAACGTCCATCAATGCTCCACCTGCCTGCCTATGCCTGT is from Streptomyces sp. NBC_00370 and encodes:
- a CDS encoding PaeR7I family type II restriction endonuclease, with product MEPIVSSTIDALVERGIDRSWIQTGREASLPASFGLRDTRWDIVVIKDEIPLGAIEFTAQSGPSAANNLANRIHEATSRALAVRTSDHSGGLQPQLGLFIMWEQGRSASVQPRLEAALNQFLDDELYDEVAYTCYSEAGLQEPSEAMSVQRFVDRFSRRLLARAVGPLGEITPNLERYREVIEAARGEKKDYSLERVPKRGGQAEVLRGGAQSVRDRDCFQAETISVDEGGCPDGARDRDRPHPERTPTCHASPRL